The Clostridiales bacterium genome includes the window ATATTCATAAAAAATTTCTCCAAATAAAAATATTTATTCTTGTGGCGTTATCGTCTCTAAAGTGCCTTCTATAACTTTATCTATGTATAATATGCCGTCCAAGTGGTCAATTTCATGCGCTATCGCTTGCGCAAAATAGCCTTCGGCGTTATACTTTACTTTTTTGCCATGTCTATCATAAGCCTCTACGGTCAGAGTTTGGGGGCGCATCACTTTGCCGCGTTTGCCGGGAACGCTAAGACACCCTTCTTGGCATTCAACCATCTTGCCTGTTTTGGTAATTTTGGGATTTACCAGTTCCACCAGCCCTTGCCCCACATCTATTACCACAACGCGTTTTAAAATACTTACTTGAGGCGCGGCAAGTCCTACGCCTTGATTATGATACATAGTTTGCGCCATGTCGTCTATAAGTTCCGATAGACTTTGGTCAAACTCGGTAACCTCTTTTGCTTTTAATCTCAAAACATCGTCGCCAATAAGCGCAATTTCTCTCAATGCCATATAATTTTTAGCTTAAGTCCTGTGGATTAATTTCCGAATAGACTAAAACATCCTTTTTGTCATTATTTTTATTTATTATATTATAAATTTCAGCCAAATTCTTGTCAACACCGTCCCCAGTCAATCGCATTAATATCTGAACGCGGTATTTTTTCTTAATGCGTTTTATTGGGGATTTCATCGCTTTTAAATAAAAAAAATGCTCCCTATTACGCTCGGTCAAAAGTTTTATTTCATCGTATATGTTCTTCAAAACCTCAATTGCGTTTTCTTCCTTTTCCGAACATGCCAAGATTCTTATTATCGTAGAAAACGGCGGATATTTTGTCATGCTTCTTATATTGATATCCTTTTGATAAAAACCTAAATAATCATAATTTTGGGCAAACCTATAAACATAATGCCTGGGCGAATAAGTTTGCAAAACCACCAAACCTTCTTTTTGGTCCCTACCCGCCCTGCCCGATACTTGGGTTATCAATTGAAAAGTTCTCTCTGTGCTGCGGAAATCCGAAAAATACAAGCTAAGGTCGGCGTCCAGAATACCCACCAAGGTAACATCCGAAAAATCATGCCCTTTGGTAACCATTTGCGTGCCCAACAAAATTTGCGCTTTGCGTTCGGCAAAATCTTTTAAAATTTTTAGATGCGCGTCTTTCGTTCGGGTTGTGTCATTATCCATTCTTAAGACGCTAACATCGGGAAATAGTTTTTTTAACTCTTCTGTAACGCGCTGAGTGCCATATAAGCCCTGTTTTATATGCTCGCTTCCGCATTGGGAACAAACTTTTAAAACATGCGCCCTTTTTGAACAGTAATGGCATTTTAATGCGTTTTCTGCCCTGTGATAAACCATTGAGACATCGCAATCAGGGCATTTTGCCACATAGCCGCAAGAGCGGCACATTTGATAAGACGCGTATCCCCTGCGGTTTAAAAACAAAATGATTTGGTCGCCTTCTTTTAAAGCGCTGCCCATACGGTTAATAAGCTCATAAGAAAAAATACCAAAATTGCCCCGTCTTAGTTCTTGCGTCATATCAACTATTTTTATTTTGGGCAAAGGTTTTTGATTAATACGACTGGGCATTTCAATCAAACAAATCTTTTTAGTTTGCGCCATATAATAGCTTTCAATAGACGGCGTGGCGCTGCCCAAAATCATTACGGCTTTATTGTATTGGCGTCTAAATTCCGCCACCTCATGCGTAAAATATCTTGGATTGTTTTCGGATATGTAACTGGGGTCATGTTCTTCGTCAATAATAATAATCCCTATAT containing:
- the def gene encoding peptide deformylase, translated to MALREIALIGDDVLRLKAKEVTEFDQSLSELIDDMAQTMYHNQGVGLAAPQVSILKRVVVIDVGQGLVELVNPKITKTGKMVECQEGCLSVPGKRGKVMRPQTLTVEAYDRHGKKVKYNAEGYFAQAIAHEIDHLDGILYIDKVIEGTLETITPQE
- the priA gene encoding primosomal protein N', with amino-acid sequence MIAEVIVDINHSNVDKVFEYLNPNNIPTGSRVYVPFGRQYTEGFIIGQKQNPDYDLEKLKEIIRPLDEVPVISNEMLALMRFMIERYNLKKVDALRLFIPSQMRGGRIKALTKNYVKVKSGLSESDIFDFINPRAKSQIELMEYLLSSEEEVESSYINNNFSPAALRALEQKGLVEIVSKEVKRTPYKDIKTQNGKFSLTPEQLNAYQTIKNSQDQTFLLHGVTGSGKTEIYIRCINDCIQNNKTAILLVPEISLTPQVFSLFRSRFGDNVAILHSGLSAGERYDEWRRILEGEASIVIGARSAIFAPLKDIGIIIIDEEHDPSYISENNPRYFTHEVAEFRRQYNKAVMILGSATPSIESYYMAQTKKICLIEMPSRINQKPLPKIKIVDMTQELRRGNFGIFSYELINRMGSALKEGDQIILFLNRRGYASYQMCRSCGYVAKCPDCDVSMVYHRAENALKCHYCSKRAHVLKVCSQCGSEHIKQGLYGTQRVTEELKKLFPDVSVLRMDNDTTRTKDAHLKILKDFAERKAQILLGTQMVTKGHDFSDVTLVGILDADLSLYFSDFRSTERTFQLITQVSGRAGRDQKEGLVVLQTYSPRHYVYRFAQNYDYLGFYQKDINIRSMTKYPPFSTIIRILACSEKEENAIEVLKNIYDEIKLLTERNREHFFYLKAMKSPIKRIKKKYRVQILMRLTGDGVDKNLAEIYNIINKNNDKKDVLVYSEINPQDLS